A portion of the Streptomyces sp. YPW6 genome contains these proteins:
- a CDS encoding DUF6332 family protein, whose protein sequence is MDMGRESRWEKDAMTVEIVFALVTAVVLAAAVFAPALVLTLAFDLSGSASKGVLTGGALVGGAAGVWRLVRVLYRFDVERRKGH, encoded by the coding sequence ATGGACATGGGACGCGAGTCGCGGTGGGAGAAGGACGCGATGACGGTGGAGATCGTCTTCGCCCTGGTGACTGCTGTCGTTCTTGCCGCAGCGGTCTTCGCCCCCGCGCTGGTGCTCACTCTCGCCTTCGATCTCTCCGGTTCGGCGTCCAAAGGTGTGCTGACGGGGGGAGCCCTGGTGGGAGGGGCGGCCGGAGTGTGGCGACTGGTGCGGGTGCTGTACCGCTTCGACGTGGAGCGCCGTAAAGGCCACTGA
- a CDS encoding DUF397 domain-containing protein: MSRFLWKSSRTAEPIVLRAHSGTNNNCIEHAVLVSGRHAVRDTKDRALGAHTFGPEQWRAFVAAVQDGSLQGS; this comes from the coding sequence ATCTCAAGATTTCTTTGGAAGTCGTCGCGCACCGCTGAACCGATCGTGCTACGAGCTCATAGCGGCACCAACAACAACTGCATCGAGCACGCTGTCCTCGTCTCAGGCCGACACGCGGTCCGCGATACCAAGGACCGCGCTCTCGGCGCGCACACCTTCGGCCCTGAGCAGTGGCGGGCCTTCGTCGCCGCCGTGCAGGACGGCTCTCTCCAGGGCTCCTGA
- a CDS encoding LLM class F420-dependent oxidoreductase produces MQLPVQSQSALYAEPWEAAATPADLVRVARAADRGGFAYIAGCDHVAIPRRLAEGMSTVWYDPVATLSFLAGVTERVRLMSHVAVVGLRHPLVTAKQYATLDHLSGGRLILGVGAGHVREEFEAVGADFDGRGGVLDESIDALRAALGPEEYPEFAGERFSFGGLGQLPRPAQERVPVWVGGSSPAAVRRAAVRGDGWLPQGDPRDRLPAQIARLHALREEAGVEAPIVVGAITEPLYVGEPGWSVGRRTLSGKPEALAESLREYAAIGVHQIQVRFRSRSVAELTDQMAAFGADVAPHLGQ; encoded by the coding sequence ATGCAGTTGCCGGTCCAGTCGCAGAGCGCCCTCTACGCGGAGCCCTGGGAGGCGGCGGCGACCCCCGCCGATCTCGTCCGCGTCGCCCGTGCCGCCGATCGCGGGGGGTTCGCCTACATCGCCGGCTGCGATCACGTGGCCATCCCGCGGCGGCTCGCGGAGGGGATGAGCACCGTCTGGTACGACCCCGTCGCCACGCTCTCCTTCCTCGCCGGGGTCACCGAGCGGGTGCGGCTCATGAGCCATGTCGCCGTCGTCGGGCTGCGGCATCCGCTGGTCACCGCCAAGCAGTACGCCACCCTCGACCACCTCAGCGGCGGCCGGCTGATCCTCGGGGTCGGGGCCGGGCACGTACGGGAGGAGTTCGAGGCCGTCGGGGCGGACTTCGACGGGCGCGGCGGTGTCCTCGACGAGAGCATCGACGCGCTGCGGGCCGCGCTCGGGCCGGAGGAGTACCCGGAGTTCGCGGGGGAGCGGTTCTCGTTCGGCGGGCTCGGGCAGCTGCCCCGGCCCGCCCAGGAGCGGGTGCCGGTCTGGGTGGGCGGCTCGTCGCCCGCCGCCGTGCGCCGGGCCGCCGTGCGGGGTGACGGGTGGCTGCCGCAGGGCGACCCCCGGGACCGGCTGCCCGCGCAGATCGCCCGGCTGCACGCCCTGCGGGAGGAGGCGGGCGTCGAGGCGCCGATCGTCGTCGGTGCGATCACCGAGCCGCTGTACGTGGGTGAGCCGGGGTGGTCCGTGGGGCGGCGCACGCTCTCCGGGAAGCCCGAAGCGCTCGCGGAGTCGTTGCGGGAGTACGCGGCGATCGGCGTGCACCAGATCCAGGTGCGCTTCCGGAGCCGGAGCGTGGCGGAGCTGACGGACCAGATGGCGGCGTTCGGTGCGGACGTGGCCCCGCACCTCGGTCAGTAG
- a CDS encoding SDR family NAD(P)-dependent oxidoreductase: MGKLDGRVVLVTGAARGQGEQAARLFAAEGARVVVADVLVEQGEALAEELGADVARFVRLDVGSEGDWAAAVTAAGEAFGKIDGLVNNAGILRFNELVDTPLAEFEQVVRVNMTGAFLGIRAVAPEIAAAGGGTIVNTSSYTGLTGMPLVGAYAATKHAVLGLTRVAAMELAGKGVRVNAVCPGAVDTAMTNPALLDPDADLAASDAALAAYYRKLLPLGRIGRPEEVAALVLFLTCDDSSYITGQPFVVDGGWLAGVSPF, encoded by the coding sequence ATGGGCAAGCTGGACGGGCGGGTCGTCCTCGTCACCGGGGCGGCGCGCGGGCAGGGCGAGCAGGCGGCGCGGCTCTTCGCGGCCGAGGGGGCGCGGGTCGTCGTCGCCGATGTGCTGGTGGAGCAGGGGGAGGCGCTGGCGGAGGAACTGGGCGCGGACGTCGCCCGGTTCGTGCGGCTGGACGTGGGGAGCGAGGGGGACTGGGCCGCCGCCGTCACCGCGGCCGGGGAGGCCTTCGGGAAGATCGACGGGCTGGTCAACAACGCGGGCATCCTGCGCTTCAACGAACTGGTCGACACCCCGCTGGCGGAGTTCGAGCAGGTGGTGCGGGTCAACATGACCGGAGCCTTCCTCGGCATCCGCGCCGTCGCGCCGGAGATCGCGGCGGCGGGCGGCGGGACGATCGTCAACACCTCCTCGTACACGGGCCTGACCGGGATGCCGCTGGTCGGCGCGTACGCCGCGACCAAGCACGCGGTGCTGGGGCTCACCCGGGTCGCCGCCATGGAGCTGGCCGGGAAGGGGGTGCGGGTCAACGCCGTCTGCCCGGGGGCCGTCGACACCGCGATGACCAACCCGGCGCTGCTGGACCCGGACGCCGACCTGGCGGCCTCGGACGCGGCTCTGGCGGCGTACTACCGCAAGCTCCTCCCGCTGGGCCGGATCGGGCGGCCCGAGGAGGTCGCCGCGCTGGTGCTGTTCCTGACCTGCGACGACTCCTCGTACATCACGGGGCAGCCCTTCGTCGTGGACGGGGGGTGGCTGGCGGGCGTCAGTCCCTTCTGA
- a CDS encoding YceI family protein: MAASGNQLLPAAGAYEIDQAASTVRFDTRAVFGLLPVRGTFAIGHGRITVADPAEESLVHVAIEAGSFESGNQQRDDHVRSSDYLDVTRHPEIGFRSQHLERSGADATVYGELTVCGVTQPIAVTLGTVAHEGKRITASGTTTIDRYAFGITKAKGMTGRHLKISLEVVAHR, from the coding sequence ATGGCAGCATCAGGGAACCAGCTCTTACCAGCAGCAGGTGCATACGAGATCGATCAGGCGGCATCAACGGTCCGCTTCGACACACGTGCCGTGTTCGGGCTGCTCCCAGTCCGAGGTACCTTCGCCATCGGTCATGGCCGCATCACTGTGGCGGACCCGGCAGAAGAGTCGTTGGTGCACGTCGCAATAGAGGCAGGAAGCTTCGAGTCAGGCAATCAGCAGCGTGATGACCACGTCAGGTCCTCTGACTACCTCGACGTGACACGGCATCCCGAGATCGGCTTCCGGAGCCAGCATCTGGAACGATCCGGCGCTGATGCCACCGTGTACGGCGAGTTGACGGTATGCGGGGTGACTCAGCCGATCGCCGTGACACTCGGCACGGTTGCCCACGAGGGCAAGCGGATCACGGCGAGCGGCACTACCACGATCGACAGGTACGCCTTCGGCATCACCAAGGCCAAGGGCATGACGGGGCGGCATCTCAAGATTTCTTTGGAAGTCGTCGCGCACCGCTGA